In Pelecanus crispus isolate bPelCri1 chromosome Z, bPelCri1.pri, whole genome shotgun sequence, the following are encoded in one genomic region:
- the CEMIP2 gene encoding cell surface hyaluronidase CEMIP2: MQDTDARGSSPAFLRPQNGSSHRSSGYVPGRIAPLRPPPPSQSHAAAEFTSARQEARTRFPSLPVDQHRRQAEANRHKNTLICVAISSLSLFVALGIFLGIASKYAPDENCPDQNPRLKNWSPGKDPEKRVFIKKGDLFRLNSDATVYSIVIQDGGLLVFGDDKEGSKNITLRTRFILIKDGGMLHVGAEKCRYKSKATIILYGKSNEGADVPEFGQKFIGVGPEGTLELHGHQKLSWTLLSKTMYFSGLAYGDYTFKKNFSRGLNVRVIDQDTAEILEVLKFDTHEFSEESVKLQNLLKNGSPGRIVAIAVGDSAAKNLLEETRVTIQNLLGSKFVRGLSYRQAWAFVGVLGGGNSSCNESVRNYENHSTGGKALAQKEFFTVDGQKFVVRAYSEWNDGIPISGFQVEAVGGVILNLLDDVSSWEPGDRIVVASTDYSMYQTEEFTLLPCPECTKHQVKVKENPQFPHVGEVIDGVDMRAEVGVLTRNILIKGETENTCYREKECQFFNYDTFGGHIKILKNFTSVHLSYVELKQMGQQQIGSYPVHFHLCGDVDEKGGYSFKTYLEGLSIHHCFSRCVTVHATNGLLIKDTIGYDTLGHCFFTEDGIEQRNTLFHNLGLVTKPGTLLPTDRNSSMCIGIRDKVYGSYVPVPATDCMAVSTFWISHPNNHLINNAAAGSQDAGIWYLFHRVATGDSHSLAIETKSELTPLGIFYNNRVHSNFKAGLFIDKGVKTTNASVDDPREYLCLDNNARFRPHQDADPEKPRVAALIDRLISFKNNDHGAWVRGGDILIQNSGFADNGIGLTFASDGSFPNDEGASQEVSESLFIGESKNYGFPGGQNKYAGTGGIDNKARTLPRNRTFPIRGFQIYDGPIHLTKCTFKNFVPTPDRFTSAVGFLMKNPWQMTPKNNISLVKFGPNVSLKAFFGKPGPWFEEGDLDGDKNSVFHDLDGSVTDYKDTYVGRMDNYLIQHPKCINITEWNGVVCSGTYAQVYVQTWNGQNLSMTIVRDEYPANPMVLRGINQRAVFQQYQPVVMLEKGYTIHWNGKAPNVTYLYLINFNKNDWIRVGLCYQPNTDFVIVLETFQRRSSALSSKVERYMPVSSMMELEKNRSDKKFYFDNSTGLLFLFLQAKYNRDGHSYCSSQGCERIKIVTKDSAKGVSNCMAKAYPKYYQGPTVIKRMPVKTTVPCTKCGTTQMVFTSDPHKNYLLVQINSSGKKELSRGQQAFISVNNTVFSFKDNGILIVVVDACVGTVSLNKLFSGVDIKRVDGYLKSGIPQRSIVLLSTRGDVAIPDNLSEAFMSLGTAKPPYLQSNGSLAFLGFRGNFKPSWIKLFTSPAGHGLVQIEKYIPLQLEEYGCARAIKSRRKDLELLKKATRSQ; the protein is encoded by the exons ATGCAAGACACTGATGCCAGGGGGAGCTCCCCTGCTTTCCTCCGGCCTCAGAACGGGAGCAGTCACAGGTCTTCGGGGTACGTCCCTGGGAGAATTGCCCCTCTCCGTCCCCCGCCACCTTCGCAGAGCCATGCTGCAGCCGAATTTACCTCTGCACGACAAGAAGCCCGGACAAGATTCCCATCCTTACCAGTGGATCAGCACCGCCGCCAGGCAGAAGCCAACAGGCATAAAAATACTCTCATTTGTGTTGCCATTTCTAGCCTTTCACTTTTTGTTGcactggggatttttttgggaATAGCTTCAAAATACGCTCCAGATG AGAATTGTCCTGATCAGAATCCTCGTCTTAAAAACTGGAGCCCTGGAAAAGATCCTGAAAAGAGAGTTTTTATCAAAAAAGGGGATTTGTTTCGTCTGAACTCAGATGCTACAGTATACTCTATAGTTATACAGGATGGAG ggTTACTTGTTTTTGGTGATGATAAAGAAGGTTCTAAAAATATTACCTTGCGAACTCGATTTATCCTGATAAAGGATGGTGGAATGCTTCATGTTGGAGCAGAGAAATGCCGCTATAAATCCAAAGCAACTATTATTTTATATGGAAAGTCAAACGAAGGTGCTGATGTGCCAGAATTTGGCCAAAAATTTATTGGCGTGGGCCCTGAAGGAACGCTGGAGTTGCATGGGCACCAGAAGTTATCATGGACTCTTCTGTCAAAGACTATGTATTTCTCAGGGCTGGCCTATGGTgattatacatttaaaaagaatttttctcGAGGACTAAATGTGAGAGTGATTGATCAGGACACAGCAGAGATTTTGGAAGTGCTGAAGTTTGATACTCatgaattttcagaagaaagtgtGAAACTCCAGAACTTACTGAAAAATGGAAGTCCTGGTCGCATTGTTGCTATTGCCGTAGGAGATTCAGCTGCTAAAAATCTACTGGAGGAAACCAGAGTGACTATTCAAAATCTTCTGGGAAGTAAGTTTGTCAGAGGATTGAGTTACAG gcaagcctgggcTTTTGTTGGTGTGTTAGGTGGTGGAAATTCTTCCTGTAATGAATCAGTGAGAAACTATGAAAATCACAGCACTGGTGGGAAAGCTCTTGCTCAGAAAGAGTTTTTCACAGTGGATGGTCAGAAGTTTGTTGTGAGAGCTTACAGCGAATGGAACGATG gtATCCCAATTTCAGGCTTCCAGGTAGAAGCTGTAGGTGGAGTGATACTGAATCTTCTGGATGATGTTAGTAGTTGGGAGCCTGGAGACCGGATTGTGGTTGCAAGCACAGACTATTCAATGTATCAGACAGAGGAATTCACCCTCCTTCCCTGTCCAGAGTGTACCAAGCATCAGGTCAAAGTCAAAG AAAATCCTCAGTTTCCACATGTAGGAGAAGTTATTGATGGAGTGGACATGAGGGCAGAAGTCGGAGTTCTTACGAGGAACATCTTAATCAAGGGGGAGACAGAAAATACCTGCTATCGTGAAAAGGAGTGTCAGTTCTTCAATTATGATACATTTGGTGGACATATCAAg attttgaaGAATTTTACATCTGTTCATCTCTCCTATGTGGAATTGAAGCAAATGGGCCAGCAGCAGATTGGAAGTTATCCTGTTCACTTTCACCTTTGTGGGGATGTGGATGAAAAAGGAGGTTATAGTTTTAAGACTTACCTGGAAGGTCTTTCCATTCATCACTGTTTTTCCAGATGTGTGACTGTTCATGCAACTAATGGCTTGCTG ATAAAGGACACCATTGGCTATGACACACTAGGTCActgtttcttcacagaagaTGGCATTGAGCAGAGGAATACTTTGTTCCACAACCTTGGACTAGTCACGAAACCAGGCACTCTTCTTCCTACAGATAGAAACAGCAGCATGTGTATTGGTATTAGGGATAAAGTGTATGGAAGTTATGTCCCAGTGCCAGCCACAGACTGCAT GGCAGTTTCGACGTTCTGGATTTCTCATCCCAACAATCAtcttataaataatgcagcagCAGGTTCACAG GATGCTGGGATATGGTATTTGTTCCACAGGGTTGCTACAGGAGATTCTCATAGCTTAGCCATTGAAACGAAGTCAGAGCTTACACCCCTAGGAATCTTCTATAACAACAGGGTTCATTCTAATTTTAAG GCTGGTTTGTTCATTGATAAGGGTGTTAAAACAACTAATGCTAGTGTTGATGATCCCAGAGAATATCTTTGTTTGGACAACAATGCAAG GTTTCGACCTCATCAAGATGCAGACCCTGAAAAGCCCCGAGTTGCTGCCCTGATTGACAGATTAATCTCCTTCAAAAACAATGATCACGGGGCCTGGGTCAGGGGAGGGGATATCCTCATTCAAAACTCTGG GTTTGCAGACAATGGAATAGGTTTGACATTTGCTAG TGATGGGAGCTTCCCAAATGATGAAGGTGCCAGCCAGGAGGTATCTGAGTCGCTGTTCATAGGTGAGAGCAAGAATTATGGGTTTCCAGGCGGCCAAAATAAATATGCAGGAACTGGAGGAATAGACAACAAGGCACGTACTCTGCCTAGAAATAG GACATTTCCAATCAGAGGCTTTCAAATTTATGATGGACCTATTCACCTTACCAAGTGCACATTCAAAAACTTTGTGCCAACTCCAGACAGATTTACCAGTGCAGTTGGATTCTTGATGAAAAATCCAtggcagatgacaccaaaaaataatatttctcttGTGAAGTTTGGTCCGAAT GTTTCTTTGAAAGCCTTCTTTGGAAAACCTGGTCCCTGGTTTGAAGAAGGAGATCTGGATGGTGACAAGAACTCTGTATTCCATGATCTGGATGGTTCAGTGACTGACTACAAGGATACCTATGTGGGCAGAATGGATAACTACTTGATTCAACACCCCAAATGCATTAATATTACAGAATGGAATGGAGTGGTTTGCAGTGGGACCTATGCACAG GTTTATGTCCAAACCTGGAATGGACAGAATCTTTCCATGACTATTGTGCGAGATGAGTACCCAGCCAATCCCATGGTTCTTCGAGGTATTAATCAGAGAGCTGTCTTTCAACAATACCAGCCAGTAGTGATGCTCGAAAAGGGCTACACAATACATTGGAATGGAAAAGCTCCAAACGTCACCTATCTTTATCTCATTAACTTCAACAA gaatGACTGGATTCGTGTTGGTCTTTGTTATCAaccaaatacagattttgttaTAGTACTGGAAACTTTTCAAAGGCGGTCATCTGCTCTGTCAAGCAAGGTAGAGCGCTACATGCCTGTATCTTCAATGATGGAGCTCGAAAAGAATCGATCAGACAAGAAGTTCTACTTTGACAACAGTACTGG attactgtttttatttcttcaagcCAAATATAATAGGGATGGTCACAGTTATTGCTCATCTCAGGGATGTGAAAGGATCAAGATTGTGACCAAAGATTCAGCAAAAGGGGTCAGTAACTGCATGGCAAAAGCATACCCAAAGTACTACCAAGGACCAACCGTTATAAAGCGGATGCCAGTAAAAACTACTGTACCATGTACAAAATGTGGCACAACTCAG ATGGTATTCACCAGTGATCCTCACAAAAACTACCTCCTTGTGCAGATTAATTCATCTGgtaaaaaagaattaagcagAGGTCAAcaagcatttatttct GTCAACAACACTGTGTTTTCCTTCAAGGATAATGGTATACTTATTGTTGTAGTTGATGCCTGCGTTGGCACAGTGTCgttaaacaaattattttctggagTAGACATTAAGCGTGTAGATGGATATTTAAAATCTGGAATTCCGCAAAG GTCTATTGTTCTACTGAGCACAAGAGGTGATGTAGCAATTCCTGATAATTTATCAGAAGCCTTCATGTCCCTGGGGACAGCCAAACCGCCTTATCTTCAGAGCAACG GAAGCCTGGCCTTTCTGGGCTTCAGAGGAAACTTTAAGCCATCCTGGATTAAGCTGTTTACCAGTCCTGCTGGGCATGGGCTTGTTCAGATAGAAAAGTATATCCCTTTACAACTGGAAGAGTATGGCTGTGCCAGAGCAATCAAAAGCCGACGGAAAGACCTCGAGCTTCTGAAGAAGGCTACGCGATCTCAGTAA